One Magnetococcales bacterium genomic region harbors:
- the aroA gene encoding 3-phosphoshikimate 1-carboxyvinyltransferase produces MVATNSAASRDGLVLQAQAGSPLSGTIQPPGDKSISHRSIIFGSLAEGETRVENLLEGEDVLRTVAAFEAMGVAIERTGEGRYLIDGVGLDGLSEPDNVLDVGNSGTAMRLLAGVLANRPFMTILTGDDSLRYRPMGRIAKPLRSMGARILGRDGGRFAPLVIEGTELIPIDYISPVASAQVKTAVLLAGLNTAGETSVTEPALTRDHTERMLSAFGAEVKREGLKVTVEGWPDLKGQSIRVPGDFSAAAFPIVAALVVPGSDILLEGVGFNPTRTGLLDLLLAMGGDIERLNEREVGGEPVVDLRVRYSKLSGITVPPQTVPRAIDEFPIFFTAAALAHGETVLSGAEELRVKESDRIAAMAKGLLELGARVEELPDGARIMGAGGTLPGGVRVDSHTDHRIAMSLLIAGLCCHKPVTVTRCDNINTSFPGFATAMTGLGANLVVEGPG; encoded by the coding sequence ATGGTCGCAACAAACTCCGCCGCATCCAGGGATGGGCTGGTGCTACAGGCGCAGGCAGGCTCCCCACTCTCAGGAACCATCCAGCCGCCGGGGGATAAATCCATCTCCCATCGTTCGATTATTTTCGGTAGCCTGGCCGAGGGGGAGACCCGGGTGGAAAACCTCCTGGAGGGGGAGGATGTGCTGCGAACCGTGGCCGCTTTTGAGGCCATGGGTGTGGCGATTGAGCGCACCGGTGAGGGGCGTTATCTCATCGATGGGGTGGGGCTGGATGGTCTGTCAGAGCCGGACAACGTTCTGGATGTGGGCAACTCCGGTACCGCCATGCGGCTTTTGGCTGGCGTACTCGCCAATCGTCCTTTTATGACTATACTCACTGGGGACGACAGCTTAAGATATCGTCCCATGGGGCGAATTGCCAAACCCCTGCGTTCCATGGGAGCGCGGATTTTGGGCCGGGACGGGGGGCGGTTTGCACCGCTGGTGATTGAAGGCACGGAGCTGATTCCCATCGACTATATCAGCCCCGTCGCTTCAGCCCAGGTCAAAACCGCCGTGCTTTTGGCGGGTCTCAACACCGCAGGGGAAACGTCGGTTACCGAGCCCGCGCTCACTCGGGATCACACCGAACGGATGTTGAGTGCCTTTGGCGCTGAGGTAAAACGGGAAGGGCTCAAGGTCACGGTCGAGGGGTGGCCCGATCTCAAAGGACAATCCATTCGGGTGCCGGGAGATTTTTCCGCCGCCGCCTTTCCCATCGTCGCTGCTCTGGTGGTGCCGGGCTCTGATATTCTCCTGGAAGGGGTCGGTTTCAATCCGACCCGGACCGGATTGCTGGATCTGCTCCTGGCCATGGGGGGGGATATCGAGCGCTTGAATGAGCGGGAGGTGGGGGGTGAGCCGGTAGTGGATCTTCGGGTGCGTTATTCCAAATTGAGCGGAATAACGGTCCCTCCGCAGACCGTCCCCCGGGCCATCGACGAATTTCCGATATTTTTTACAGCGGCTGCCCTGGCCCATGGCGAGACTGTGTTGTCCGGGGCTGAGGAGCTTCGGGTCAAGGAGTCCGACCGCATCGCTGCCATGGCCAAGGGGCTTTTGGAGTTGGGGGCCCGGGTGGAAGAGTTGCCTGATGGGGCGCGAATCATGGGGGCCGGGGGAACATTGCCCGGGGGCGTGCGGGTGGATTCCCACACCGACCATCGCATCGCCATGAGCCTGCTCATAGCCGGGCTCTGCTGTCACAAACCGGTCACCGTGACCCGATGTGATAATATCAACACCTCGTTTCCAGGATTCGCAACCGCCATGACCGGTCTGGGTGCGAATTTGGTTGTGGAGGGGCCAGGGTGA
- a CDS encoding prephenate dehydrogenase/arogenate dehydrogenase family protein, with protein sequence MSFFVNRLTIIGVGLIGGSLAQSLREQGLVGEVVGVNRSAASREMALEMGVVDRATDSITDGVQGATMVLVATPVRSIAQVVAQMAPSLSRGAVVTDVGSVKGSIVAACEPLMPEGCWFVGGHPIAGRERVGVSASFPSLFQGSRTILTPTDETHQPALELVRLVWEAAGSRVETMGAEYHDQVLAATSHLPHLMAYNVVNTLSDQEEHIRAEVFRYAAGGFRDFTRIASSDPTMWRDICLENSEAILLILERFRDNLDALARQVKARDGEALFDSFDRSKTTRDRVLSENKILHTSPLGED encoded by the coding sequence ATGTCTTTTTTTGTCAACCGCCTGACTATTATCGGGGTCGGGCTTATCGGTGGTTCCCTGGCTCAATCCCTGCGGGAGCAGGGTTTGGTGGGGGAGGTGGTCGGGGTTAATCGCTCTGCCGCTTCCCGGGAAATGGCCCTGGAGATGGGGGTGGTGGATCGGGCGACCGATTCCATTACCGACGGGGTCCAGGGGGCCACCATGGTGTTGGTGGCGACCCCGGTGCGCTCCATTGCCCAGGTGGTGGCCCAGATGGCGCCATCTCTGAGTCGCGGGGCGGTAGTGACCGATGTGGGGAGCGTCAAGGGCAGCATTGTCGCCGCTTGCGAACCCCTCATGCCTGAAGGGTGCTGGTTTGTGGGCGGGCACCCCATTGCCGGGCGGGAGCGGGTGGGGGTATCCGCCTCATTTCCCTCTCTTTTTCAGGGCAGCCGCACCATCCTGACCCCGACAGACGAGACCCACCAGCCAGCCCTGGAGCTGGTACGCCTGGTGTGGGAAGCGGCAGGTTCCCGGGTGGAAACCATGGGTGCCGAGTATCACGATCAAGTGCTGGCGGCCACCAGCCATCTGCCCCATCTGATGGCCTATAACGTGGTCAACACCCTGTCGGATCAGGAAGAGCATATTCGTGCCGAGGTGTTTCGTTATGCCGCTGGCGGCTTTCGGGATTTTACCCGCATCGCTTCCTCAGACCCCACCATGTGGCGGGATATCTGTCTGGAAAACAGCGAGGCGATTCTCCTCATTCTGGAGCGGTTTCGGGATAACCTGGATGCCTTGGCCCGGCAGGTGAAAGCCCGGGACGGAGAGGCGCTTTTCGATAGCTTCGACCGCTCCAAAACCACCCGGGATCGGGTGTTGAGCGAAAATAAAATTTTGCATACAAGCCCCCTGGGGGAGGATTGA
- a CDS encoding sulfatase: MPHTYRLILLLGLLTLPLSPLPTQAADDPPSPKKRPHIFWILVDTLRLDHTSLPGYGRNTTPHIKAFAQEATLFESAKSQASWTIPAVASLLTGQFPFNHGILTRPSQQPEQQRLTGTLIQTVKEAGGYHGVSIQRNHMIEHLTGDFTEHHPQTDWQKNSDGDAVTEALEVVKKHVGTEKPSPAPTPASPLLLFLGLFNPHWPYVWSLQEGEWFERYLTDQTFQQSPSRNIQRFPFPGGELTPSHLPEKLRKRFPTAETLYNPNQPGYQKPSPFFQRIKHQGGYRDERLYIAAYDAEIRYTDQQIGRFLNDLKKNALYDNALIIVMADHGELMNEQDTTPFHHGSHLYNAELAVPLMIKFPHQTQQQVVTPTIRSMDLWPTLLDYLALPHPPVDGQSLLPLIQGKEVDFDQRPVISYTEAEGPKISLYREGHHLIHTLRNRESRLYRQDLDPLEQNNLAADQPRWVEALTTFLCQHHCPPWLTTTEKQTPEMNPTRPTNFSNY, encoded by the coding sequence ATGCCCCACACCTACCGGTTGATTCTCCTCCTGGGTCTGCTCACCCTACCCCTCTCCCCTCTGCCCACCCAAGCGGCTGACGATCCCCCCTCCCCTAAGAAACGCCCCCACATCTTCTGGATTCTGGTGGACACCCTGCGCCTGGATCACACCTCACTCCCGGGATATGGGCGAAACACCACCCCCCATATAAAAGCCTTTGCCCAAGAGGCCACCCTGTTTGAAAGTGCCAAGAGCCAAGCCTCCTGGACCATTCCCGCAGTGGCTTCCCTGCTCACCGGGCAGTTTCCCTTCAACCACGGCATCCTCACCCGTCCCAGTCAACAACCGGAACAGCAACGCCTCACCGGCACCCTCATTCAAACCGTAAAAGAGGCGGGGGGATATCACGGGGTATCGATCCAAAGAAACCACATGATCGAACATTTGACTGGAGATTTTACCGAACACCATCCCCAGACCGACTGGCAAAAAAATTCGGACGGGGACGCGGTGACAGAGGCCCTGGAGGTGGTCAAAAAACATGTGGGAACCGAAAAACCCTCCCCCGCTCCCACCCCCGCCTCCCCCCTGCTACTCTTCCTGGGCCTCTTCAACCCCCACTGGCCCTATGTCTGGTCCCTTCAGGAGGGGGAGTGGTTTGAACGCTATCTCACCGACCAGACATTTCAGCAGAGCCCCTCCCGAAACATCCAGCGATTTCCCTTTCCAGGAGGAGAACTCACCCCAAGCCATCTCCCCGAAAAGCTCCGAAAGCGCTTTCCAACCGCCGAAACCCTCTACAATCCAAATCAGCCTGGCTACCAAAAACCCAGCCCCTTTTTCCAACGAATCAAACACCAGGGGGGCTATCGGGATGAACGCCTCTATATTGCCGCCTATGACGCCGAAATCCGCTACACCGATCAACAGATTGGACGTTTTCTGAATGATCTCAAAAAAAACGCCCTCTATGACAACGCCCTGATCATCGTCATGGCCGACCACGGAGAGCTGATGAACGAACAGGACACCACCCCATTCCACCACGGCTCCCACCTCTATAACGCCGAACTGGCCGTTCCCCTGATGATCAAATTTCCCCATCAGACCCAACAGCAAGTGGTCACCCCCACCATCCGCTCCATGGATCTTTGGCCTACCTTGCTGGACTATCTCGCCCTGCCCCATCCCCCGGTGGACGGCCAAAGTCTGCTCCCGCTCATCCAGGGCAAAGAGGTCGATTTTGACCAACGCCCGGTCATCTCCTACACCGAAGCCGAAGGCCCCAAAATTTCTCTCTACCGGGAGGGCCATCATCTGATCCATACCCTCCGGAACCGGGAGAGCCGACTTTACCGGCAAGATCTGGATCCCCTGGAGCAAAATAATTTGGCCGCAGACCAACCCCGATGGGTGGAGGCACTCACAACCTTTCTCTGCCAACACCACTGCCCCCCATGGCTGACGACCACAGAAAAACAAACTCCAGAAATGAACCCAACAAGACCAACAAACTTTTCTAATTATTGA
- a CDS encoding SPASM domain-containing protein — protein sequence MVDPKNADAILYQTVWDRMDPDDTDLPLVLDYPPRMAWLSLTTQCNLTCTHCVRYTNKLLNIEKPDIEMSDPLFEQIKKELMPGLEGCILGGNNFGEQLISKKFLQFSSLTGQSDTLTEIITNGTALTRERAQYIVDNDIQVRLSLEGATEQTYTMTRGARFSKLYEQLKYYSQLLKDNPKSKSQLIFNFVMFAGGARDLPKVIELAAELGFLGVTVILFYPRNEFQRFQSMLYHRSLFEEVYRESQALAEKHQVILNMPKPLAMGRMEATLDPSETQQSETAPQKLYCGLPWSAISIDADGKVYPCCSSKVMGNLNDNSLMEIWNNKEYQKLRKGILTGRKMAMICKGCQWARWGKETVMTETAIMRSIGLFDSIPAMELSKLLVLKLLSKLPGQAKIKQILKAIHSRI from the coding sequence TTGGTCGACCCAAAAAACGCAGACGCCATCCTCTACCAGACCGTCTGGGATCGAATGGATCCTGATGATACGGACCTGCCCTTGGTGTTGGATTATCCCCCACGGATGGCTTGGCTCTCCCTGACGACCCAGTGCAACCTGACTTGCACCCACTGTGTTCGCTACACCAACAAGCTTCTGAATATCGAAAAACCGGACATTGAAATGAGTGATCCGCTCTTTGAGCAGATCAAGAAGGAACTCATGCCTGGTCTGGAAGGGTGCATTTTGGGGGGGAACAATTTTGGTGAACAGCTGATTTCAAAGAAGTTTCTCCAATTTTCAAGTCTGACCGGCCAATCCGACACCCTCACTGAAATCATCACCAACGGTACCGCCCTGACCCGGGAACGGGCGCAATATATTGTGGATAACGACATCCAGGTTCGGCTTTCTCTGGAAGGGGCCACTGAACAAACCTACACCATGACCCGGGGTGCCCGTTTTTCCAAACTCTACGAGCAGCTCAAATACTATTCCCAACTGCTCAAAGATAATCCGAAGAGCAAATCCCAGCTGATCTTTAACTTTGTCATGTTTGCCGGCGGCGCCCGGGATCTGCCCAAAGTGATTGAGCTGGCAGCCGAACTGGGTTTCTTGGGCGTGACGGTCATTCTTTTCTATCCGCGCAACGAATTTCAGCGTTTTCAGTCCATGCTCTACCATCGTTCGCTTTTTGAAGAGGTGTACCGCGAAAGCCAGGCCCTGGCGGAAAAGCATCAAGTCATTCTCAACATGCCCAAGCCCCTGGCCATGGGCCGGATGGAAGCCACCCTCGACCCCTCAGAAACACAACAGAGCGAAACCGCCCCGCAAAAACTCTATTGCGGCCTCCCCTGGTCTGCCATTTCCATTGATGCCGACGGCAAGGTCTACCCCTGCTGCTCCTCCAAGGTGATGGGCAACCTGAACGACAATTCATTGATGGAAATATGGAATAACAAAGAATATCAAAAACTTCGCAAGGGAATATTGACCGGACGCAAAATGGCCATGATCTGCAAGGGGTGTCAGTGGGCACGCTGGGGAAAAGAGACGGTCATGACCGAAACCGCCATCATGCGCTCCATCGGGCTGTTCGACAGCATTCCAGCCATGGAACTCAGCAAATTATTGGTCTTGAAACTGCTCTCCAAACTTCCTGGTCAAGCCAAAATCAAACAGATATTAAAAGCCATCCACTCCCGAATATAG
- a CDS encoding sulfatase: protein MKIDNRLTPLLLLLALPLLLMPGGNSFAETESAPPVLWEVNPLTVTSNTPVKDTDATLVADKFGRLDSSAGNPDQGGGNPRPGAELPPELIPPDPQNLPNIFMILVDTLRYDHTNMGGYVRNTTPNMEEFSETAYVFKNAKSQASWTIPATASILYGLYPQNHGINAKPDTRPLEDPATGTLITQFQNLGGYHAISIQRNSNIEYLIGDFDEHYSHGRWYLHSDGSAVIEAMNRAQGISPRDKTFMFLGLFSPHWPYNFSIDDTDYFEEFLIDETYRNTGEKLIEATSFASPAGELTYMDIPENIREGFSLPPDGEDAYRDARIYVAAYDAEVKYADEQIGVFLDRLKELDLYDDAIVIIMADHGEIMSEQEQPFHHGNHLFDSELAVPLMIKFPNQNRQETVLSSVRSVDVLPTLLDYLNINTTKEIDGKTLYPLLKGDTIDFAERPLFSYIETVGTKMSLYSSEMHLIEHAHSGEGLLFNVDNDPSEQTDLAGVKPIQLETLQESIYEIHCPAVSDKCGE, encoded by the coding sequence ATGAAGATTGACAATCGGCTCACACCGCTGCTGCTATTGCTGGCGCTACCCCTGCTGCTGATGCCGGGTGGGAATAGCTTTGCAGAGACCGAGTCAGCCCCCCCTGTGCTGTGGGAGGTCAATCCCCTGACAGTCACCTCCAACACGCCTGTGAAAGATACCGACGCCACTTTGGTTGCGGATAAATTTGGTCGCCTGGACAGCTCCGCTGGCAACCCGGATCAGGGTGGGGGAAATCCCCGACCCGGGGCGGAGCTGCCACCGGAACTCATTCCACCCGACCCTCAAAATTTACCCAATATTTTCATGATCCTGGTGGACACCCTGCGCTACGACCACACCAACATGGGTGGTTATGTGCGCAATACCACGCCCAACATGGAAGAATTTTCCGAGACCGCCTACGTCTTCAAAAATGCCAAAAGCCAAGCTTCCTGGACCATTCCGGCCACCGCCTCGATCCTCTACGGACTCTACCCTCAAAACCACGGTATCAACGCCAAACCGGACACCCGTCCTCTGGAAGATCCGGCCACGGGAACCCTCATCACCCAGTTTCAAAATTTGGGGGGCTATCACGCCATCTCCATCCAGAGAAACTCCAACATCGAATATCTCATCGGTGATTTTGACGAACACTATTCCCATGGCCGTTGGTATCTCCACTCCGATGGCAGCGCCGTAATAGAAGCGATGAATCGGGCTCAAGGCATCTCTCCCAGGGATAAAACCTTCATGTTTCTAGGGCTCTTCAGTCCCCATTGGCCCTATAACTTTTCCATCGATGACACCGACTATTTTGAAGAGTTTTTGATTGATGAAACCTACCGGAATACCGGCGAAAAGCTGATCGAAGCCACCTCATTTGCCTCCCCTGCGGGGGAACTGACCTACATGGATATTCCGGAAAACATCCGAGAAGGTTTCTCCCTTCCACCAGATGGTGAAGACGCCTACCGGGATGCCCGCATCTATGTAGCCGCCTACGATGCCGAAGTGAAATATGCCGATGAACAGATCGGAGTTTTCCTGGATAGGCTGAAGGAGCTGGATCTCTATGACGACGCCATTGTCATCATCATGGCGGATCACGGCGAAATCATGAGCGAACAGGAGCAACCGTTCCACCACGGGAACCACCTTTTCGACTCTGAGCTGGCGGTGCCTCTGATGATCAAATTCCCCAATCAAAATCGTCAGGAAACAGTCCTCTCCTCTGTTCGTTCAGTGGATGTCTTGCCGACCCTCCTGGATTATCTCAACATCAACACTACCAAGGAGATCGACGGCAAAACCCTCTATCCCCTGCTCAAGGGTGATACAATCGATTTTGCCGAGCGCCCCCTCTTTTCCTACATTGAAACAGTCGGCACCAAAATGTCCCTCTACAGCTCGGAAATGCATCTGATAGAACATGCCCATTCGGGTGAGGGGCTCCTGTTCAACGTCGACAATGATCCATCTGAACAGACCGATCTGGCCGGGGTCAAACCAATACAGCTGGAAACCCTCCAGGAATCCATCTATGAGATTCATTGCCCAGCGGTTTCGGATAAGTGTGGGGAATGA
- the gmhB gene encoding D-glycero-beta-D-manno-heptose 1,7-bisphosphate 7-phosphatase — MRERPAAFLDRDGVLNVDTGYLHDPRDFRWIEGAREGVRSLNEAGFWVFVVTNQSGVARGYYDEAAVERLHGWMNRELAGEGARVDGFYYCPHHPTAGEGKYRRSCDCRKPAPGMLLRAIQEWPVNLADSFMVGDKPSDMQAAAAAGVVGHLFSGGNLLTRLRGIIGR; from the coding sequence ATGAGAGAGCGGCCCGCAGCTTTTCTGGATCGGGATGGGGTGCTCAATGTCGATACCGGCTATCTCCACGATCCCCGGGATTTTCGCTGGATCGAAGGGGCCAGGGAGGGGGTGCGGTCATTGAACGAGGCCGGTTTTTGGGTCTTTGTGGTGACCAATCAATCCGGAGTGGCCAGAGGCTATTATGATGAAGCAGCGGTGGAGAGGCTCCATGGCTGGATGAACCGGGAGCTGGCCGGGGAGGGGGCTCGGGTAGATGGTTTTTACTACTGCCCCCATCACCCCACGGCAGGGGAGGGAAAATATCGTCGGTCATGTGATTGCCGTAAACCAGCTCCCGGCATGCTTTTAAGGGCGATCCAGGAGTGGCCGGTCAATCTGGCAGACAGCTTCATGGTGGGGGATAAACCTTCTGACATGCAGGCTGCAGCAGCGGCTGGGGTGGTGGGGCATCTTTTTTCCGGCGGAAACCTGCTGACACGTTTGAGGGGAATCATCGGGCGTTGA
- a CDS encoding cyclic nucleotide-binding domain-containing protein → MLFQERQPEFLGKVYENGAVILRQGEAGGDLFFILEGQVEVITGAQGEPSSRLAVLEKGGDDLFGEMACFDDLPRSATVRALGRARVLTMDREIFLERIAQDPSLALKILTSMSQRLWALNLEVIQLRRDLDERSRQAS, encoded by the coding sequence ATGCTGTTTCAGGAGCGACAGCCTGAGTTTTTGGGCAAGGTCTATGAAAACGGCGCAGTGATTCTCCGGCAAGGGGAGGCGGGGGGGGATCTTTTTTTTATTCTCGAAGGTCAGGTGGAGGTGATTACCGGGGCTCAAGGGGAGCCCTCTTCCCGTCTGGCGGTATTGGAAAAGGGGGGGGATGATCTTTTTGGTGAGATGGCCTGTTTTGATGATCTACCCCGTTCAGCCACGGTTCGGGCATTGGGGCGGGCAAGGGTGCTGACCATGGATCGTGAGATTTTTCTGGAGCGGATCGCCCAGGATCCCTCTCTGGCGCTGAAAATTTTGACCTCCATGTCCCAACGGCTCTGGGCGCTCAATCTGGAGGTTATTCAGCTTCGCCGGGACCTGGATGAGAGGTCCCGGCAAGCGTCCTGA
- a CDS encoding GNAT family N-acetyltransferase: MSDTSSQGKCGASGGETADAQSKETASPESGERAFCVREAVLADGEAILAILRQVGWFEHMESWPGEKVLNRLQTHLAHAISGEDHTVWVAEGDGGEVLGYLSVHWLPYLFLAGLEGYLSELFVRSDCRGQGVGKGLLEAVQREALKRGAVRLQLVNGKEWESFKRGFYRKSGWTERTGTANFMRWLENE, encoded by the coding sequence ATGAGCGACACTTCCTCCCAGGGAAAGTGCGGCGCCTCGGGGGGTGAAACAGCAGATGCCCAGAGCAAAGAGACCGCTTCCCCGGAGAGTGGGGAGCGGGCTTTTTGCGTTCGGGAGGCGGTGTTGGCGGATGGGGAGGCCATTTTGGCCATTCTCCGCCAGGTCGGCTGGTTTGAGCACATGGAGAGCTGGCCTGGGGAAAAAGTTCTCAACCGCTTGCAGACTCATCTGGCCCACGCCATCAGTGGGGAGGACCATACGGTTTGGGTGGCTGAGGGGGATGGGGGGGAGGTGCTTGGCTATCTATCAGTCCATTGGCTCCCCTATCTTTTTTTGGCCGGGTTGGAGGGGTATCTCTCTGAGCTGTTTGTCCGTTCCGACTGCCGGGGGCAGGGGGTGGGCAAGGGGTTGTTGGAAGCGGTTCAAAGAGAGGCGCTTAAGCGGGGAGCGGTGCGTTTGCAGCTGGTCAACGGCAAAGAGTGGGAATCCTTCAAGCGGGGTTTTTATCGCAAGTCCGGCTGGACCGAGCGCACGGGTACGGCCAATTTTATGCGTTGGCTTGAAAATGAGTGA
- a CDS encoding sucrose synthase encodes MTTEPIFELMKQLGHHDKTVLLRDELLAWQETYRSSHQEVSPDVLCMDTAFGQVQEALIHPEWIALSTRPEVARWRFFRYDLGRGGREEISTLAYLEIKEGQVPGSRGDGEEEILELDFSPFTRFYPPGEGPAGIGNGVEAMGRILANRFAEDPHICGQALLEFISRRTATGHLPMIDPKLIPDLATLQEALAKAEAILEKSTAEGGAPGFNSSLGKFGFGAGWGADTARVRETMGLLSRLLRQPDAETLQTFLERAVPISTIVVFTPHGYFGQDDVLGLPDTGGQVVYILDQVRGLEMEMKRRLVAQGRKEEPRILVITRLIPDAQGTGCDRPMETVRGTERAVILRIPFRYPSGEAVPHWISRFDLWPFMERFARDSEKEILERLGGADLIIGNYSDGNLTAALVARRLGATLTTIAHALEKTKYFNSALYWQDQDDHYHFSSQFSVDLIGMNSADFIIASTYQEIAGDEQRVGQYESHMAFTMPGLQRVVSGIDVHNPKFNIVSPGVNPELFFPYDNTEGRLGEFSDTIEDMIYGSEPHHGRRGVLKDRNKPLLFTMARLDKIKNLTGLLEWYGGNPRLQKLANLVVIGGFVDVEASSDREEREQILTMHRLMDQYGLDDSVRWLKASTDRRLNGEIYRVVADSRGAFIQPAWYEAFGLTVVEAMSTGLPTFATCNGGPKEVIVAGESGYHVDPADGAASADLIADFLERCQGDPSEWQRISQGALERVQSRYTWEIYASKTLTLTALHGFGKWLYRSEREGLERYLEMYLRLQYRPLAARVPT; translated from the coding sequence GTGACGACTGAACCCATTTTCGAGCTGATGAAACAGCTCGGTCATCATGATAAGACGGTATTGCTCAGGGATGAACTATTGGCGTGGCAGGAAACCTATCGCAGCAGCCACCAGGAGGTCTCCCCGGATGTCCTCTGTATGGATACCGCTTTTGGTCAGGTGCAGGAGGCTTTGATTCATCCGGAATGGATCGCCTTATCGACCCGTCCCGAGGTGGCCCGGTGGCGTTTTTTCCGCTACGACCTGGGTCGTGGCGGGAGGGAGGAGATTTCGACCCTCGCTTATCTGGAAATCAAGGAAGGTCAGGTGCCGGGTAGCCGGGGAGACGGGGAAGAAGAGATTCTGGAACTCGATTTTTCCCCCTTTACCCGTTTCTATCCCCCTGGTGAGGGACCGGCTGGCATCGGCAACGGTGTGGAGGCGATGGGGCGGATTTTGGCCAATCGGTTTGCGGAAGATCCACACATCTGTGGCCAGGCGCTGTTGGAATTTATCAGCCGCCGCACCGCTACGGGTCATCTACCGATGATCGATCCCAAACTCATCCCGGATCTGGCCACCTTGCAGGAGGCTTTGGCCAAGGCCGAGGCGATCCTGGAAAAGAGTACAGCTGAGGGGGGGGCACCTGGCTTTAACAGCTCTTTGGGCAAGTTTGGTTTTGGGGCCGGTTGGGGGGCGGACACCGCCCGGGTGCGGGAGACCATGGGGCTTCTCTCCCGGTTATTGCGTCAACCTGATGCTGAAACACTACAGACCTTTTTGGAGCGGGCCGTCCCCATCTCCACCATCGTGGTTTTCACCCCCCACGGCTATTTTGGTCAGGATGATGTGCTGGGTTTGCCCGATACCGGAGGGCAGGTGGTCTATATCCTGGATCAGGTCCGGGGTCTGGAAATGGAGATGAAACGCCGCCTTGTGGCCCAGGGACGCAAGGAGGAGCCACGGATTTTGGTGATCACCCGGCTGATTCCCGATGCCCAGGGGACCGGTTGCGATCGGCCCATGGAGACCGTCAGGGGTACGGAGCGGGCGGTGATTTTGCGGATTCCCTTCCGCTATCCTTCCGGCGAGGCGGTGCCCCACTGGATCTCCCGCTTTGATCTGTGGCCCTTTATGGAGCGCTTTGCGAGGGATTCGGAAAAGGAAATTTTGGAGCGCCTGGGGGGGGCTGATCTCATCATCGGCAACTATTCCGACGGCAACCTCACCGCAGCGCTGGTCGCCCGGAGGCTGGGTGCCACCCTCACCACCATCGCCCACGCCTTGGAGAAGACCAAATATTTCAATTCCGCCCTCTATTGGCAGGATCAGGACGACCACTACCACTTTTCATCCCAGTTCAGCGTTGATCTCATCGGCATGAACTCCGCTGACTTTATCATCGCCAGCACCTATCAGGAGATCGCCGGGGATGAGCAGCGGGTGGGGCAGTATGAGAGCCACATGGCGTTCACCATGCCTGGGCTCCAGCGGGTGGTTTCCGGTATCGATGTCCACAATCCCAAGTTCAACATCGTCTCCCCCGGGGTCAACCCGGAGCTGTTTTTCCCCTATGACAACACCGAAGGCCGACTGGGGGAGTTTAGCGACACCATCGAGGATATGATCTACGGCAGCGAGCCCCACCATGGCCGCCGGGGGGTGCTCAAGGATCGCAACAAACCCCTGCTTTTTACCATGGCCCGGTTGGACAAGATTAAAAACCTGACGGGACTGCTGGAGTGGTATGGGGGGAATCCCCGGTTGCAGAAGTTGGCCAATCTGGTGGTGATCGGCGGCTTTGTGGATGTGGAGGCTTCCAGTGATCGGGAGGAGCGGGAGCAGATTTTGACCATGCACCGGCTGATGGATCAGTACGGTCTGGATGATTCGGTGCGCTGGCTCAAGGCCAGCACCGACCGGCGCTTGAATGGGGAGATCTATCGGGTGGTGGCCGATAGCCGGGGGGCTTTCATTCAGCCTGCCTGGTATGAGGCCTTTGGCCTGACGGTGGTGGAAGCGATGAGCACGGGTCTGCCCACTTTTGCCACCTGCAACGGTGGTCCCAAGGAGGTGATTGTAGCCGGGGAGTCGGGCTATCATGTGGATCCGGCTGACGGGGCCGCTTCAGCAGATCTGATCGCTGACTTTTTGGAACGCTGCCAGGGGGATCCATCGGAGTGGCAGCGGATTTCCCAAGGGGCCTTGGAGCGGGTGCAGAGCCGCTACACCTGGGAAATCTATGCCAGCAAGACCTTGACCCTGACCGCCCTGCACGGTTTTGGCAAATGGCTCTATCGATCCGAGCGGGAGGGGCTTGAGCGCTATCTGGAGATGTACCTGCGTCTCCAATATCGCCCCCTGGCTGCCCGGGTTCCCACCTGA